One stretch of Cydia pomonella isolate Wapato2018A chromosome 24, ilCydPomo1, whole genome shotgun sequence DNA includes these proteins:
- the LOC133530862 gene encoding EH domain-binding protein 1, translated as MNSIKIKERWLKLKNNAVHHLNNEKRKLSQSTARMASVWKRLQRVNKRAAKFEYTASYHRVDLDTSPKWKPNKLSIVWTRRSRRVITDPVQWEPSLKDPLKGSVMFAVPENRSVAVTLFKDARTNELEDKDWTFVLEDVSPTGKRRRLAVCAINMRKYASLEPSQRALVLTLEPTTQKIQSASLHLTLHCVLLREGQATDEDMQSLASLLSVNNNSDIAVLEDLDEDDYTLSDNSTRQMSDLRQQMEEMTQSLTNSDVAATPDSVQSLRLDERTPTAPASPAASATSLADQTPTNDLKIVETLKKPDFLTKSFKIEPKMTSTPKPTTPQESFKSVVFKPKMVSRLNLKPLDLKSNFNSIGLDRNDNEKDDEKTPTGEEKIGRIDKDKTPVQDLLEWCQTVTGEYKQCRVTNLTTSFRSGLAFCAIIHRFRPDLIDFSGLQPDESEQNLRVALEASATLGISQVLTAADVCKSKPDRLAIMTYLFQLRAHFTGNELQVEQLGNDETESSYLVGRHDTDGSLPRDLFSREISTRRSKNMENRPRPGSQVSQDSQVSVPSRHSQERYTPDKPAPVQPVQSPAQRPRLMTRKELTDPFGSDDEDCPPAPADTSTGLPGGLLTVRLTNSHTNMTRKELTDPFGSDDEDSPSAPADTFTRLTDGLLTVRLTNSHTNMTRKELTDPFGSDDEDSPSAPADTFTRLTDGLLTVRLTNSHTNMTRKELTDPFGSDDEDSPSAPADTFTRLTDGLLTVRLTNSHTNMTRKELTDPFGSDDEDSPSAPADTFTRLTDGLLTVRLTNSHTNMTRKELTDPFGSDDEDSPSAPADTFTRLTDGLLTVRLTNSHTNMTRKELTDPFGSDDEDSPSAPADTFTRLTDGLLTVRLTNSHTNMTRKELTDPFGSDDEDSPSAPADTFTRLTDGLLTVRLTNSHTNMTRKELTDPFGSDDEDSPSAPADTFTRLTDGLLTVRLTNSHTNMTRKELTDPFGSDDEDSPSAPADTFTRLTDGRARSSRTRSAPTTRTLRPPPPTPSPGLLTVRLTNSHTNMTRKELTDPFGSDDEDSPSAPADTFTRLTDETPEKPKIEPATTDPLQITEQPETEKPLVKETTPDLPKPTPQLLSRHDELKERARQLLEATKREARAKEKKRQESKEKDEKEQVNGIRNGDLSPTKPMTEEERQQMLRERARKLIANARAGIVSPTSPTGSVRSPRGTVEIISKQSVMDEIAAVGGVEQLEAMLSQSSHSSPGSRKSASPDRSEGSVGSRGRSPLPLAALLDNANAEEGRETGSYIQSELEALEREQSAIDERAAALEKQLRCVMQSADNTEEEDRLMSQWFNLVNKKNALLRRQMQLNILEQEEDLSRRCELLARELRLSLGVEEWRKTDGQKRRERLLLQELLSAVNERDRLVQEMDEQEKAIANDDEIERNLSQVEIQRKNNCILQ; from the exons GAAACCAAACAAATTGTCTATCGTATGGACGCGTCGCTCGCGGCGGGTCATAACGGATCCGGTTCAATGGGAGCCATCTTTGAAGGATCCACTCaa AGGCAGCGTTATGTTCGCGGTACCGGAGAACCGTTCGGTGGCGGTGACGCTCTTCAAAGATGCTCGCACGAACGAGTTGGAAGATAAGGACTGGACCTTCGTGCTAGAAGAT GTATCTCCCACAGGCAAGCGCCGTCGCCTCGCCGTATGCGCCATCAACATGCGGAAATACGCCTCCCTAGAACCTTCCCAAAGGGCCTTAGTTCTAACCCTCGAACCGACGACACAAAAGATCCAATCGGCATCATTGCATCTCACTTTACACTGTGTTCTGTTGAGGGAAGGACAGGCTAC GGACGAGGACATGCAATCTCTTGCTTCCCTTCTTTCCGTTAACAACAATTCAGATATTGCGGTGCTAGAAGACTTAGACGAAGATGATTACACACTTTCAGATAACTCCACAAGACAG ATGTCCGACCTGCGTCAGCAAATGGAAGAGATGACTCAAAGTCTCACCAACAGTGACGTGGCGGCCACCCCCGACAGCGTGCAGAGCCTGCGCCTCGACGAGCGCACCCCCACCGCGCCCGCCTCGCCCGCCGCGTCTGCCACCTCCCTCGCCGATCAAACCCCTACTAACGATTTAAAAATAGTAGAAACCTTGAAAAAACCTGATTTCTTAACtaaaagtttcaaaatcgaGCCTAAAATGACTTCAACTCCCAAACCGACCACGCCGCAAGAAAGTTTCAAGAGCGTAGTTTTCAAACCGAAAATGGTCTCTAGATTGAACCTTAAGCCGTTGGATTTAAAGTccaattttaatagtatagGGCTGGATAGGAATGATAATGAGAAGGATGATGAGAAAACGCCGACGGGCGAGGAGAAGATTGGAAGGATTGATAAGGATAAAACTCCG GTACAAGACCTATTAGAATGGTGCCAGACGGTGACAGGGGAATACAAACAATGTCGAGTGACCAACTTGACCACCAGCTTCCGCTCCGGACTGGCATTCTGTGCCATCATTCACCGCTTCCGGCCTGATCTCAT TGACTTCTCTGGCCTACAACCTGATGAAAGCGAACAAAATCTTCGAGTAGCTTTAGAAGCCAGCGCTACGCTCGGAATCTCGCAAGTGTTAACCGCGGCTGACGTGTGCAAAAGCAAACCTGATAGGCTAGCG aTAATGACTTACCTTTTCCAACTCCGGGCGCATTTCACTGGCAACGAATTACAAGTAGAACAATTAG GCAATGATGAAACAGAGTCATCATATCTAGTCGGGCGACATGATACGGACGGTTCGCTGCCTCGAGACCTGTTCAGTAGAGAAATTAGTACGAGAAGATCGAAGAACATGGAGAACCGACCGAGGCCTGG GTCACAGGTATCACAAGATTCCCAAGTATCGGTTCCGTCTCGACATTCACAAGAACGATACACCCCCGACAAG CCAGCGCCTGTCCAACCAGTCCAGTCCCCTGCACAGCGGCCGCGCCTCATGACGCGCAAGGAGCTCACGGACCCGTTCGGCTCCGACGACGAGGACTGTCCGCCCGCCCCCGCCGACACCTCCACCGGGCTTCCTGGCG GCTTACTGACGGTGAGacttacaaatagccatacaaaCATGACGCGCAAGGAGCTCACGGACCCGTTCGGCTCCGACGACGAGGACTCTCCGTCCGCCCCCGCCGACACCTTCACCAGGCTTACTGACG GCTTACTGACGGTGAGacttacaaatagccatacaaaCATGACGCGCAAGGAGCTCACGGACCCGTTCGGCTCCGACGACGAGGACTCTCCGTCCGCCCCCGCCGACACCTTCACCAGGCTTACTGACG GCTTACTGACGGTGAGacttacaaatagccatacaaaCATGACGCGCAAGGAGCTCACGGACCCGTTCGGCTCCGACGACGAGGACTCTCCGTCCGCCCCCGCCGACACCTTCACCAGGCTTACTGACG GCTTACTGACGGTGAGacttacaaatagccatacaaaCATGACGCGCAAGGAGCTCACGGACCCGTTCGGCTCCGACGACGAGGACTCTCCGTCCGCCCCCGCCGACACCTTCACCAGGCTTACTGACG GCTTACTGACGGTGAGacttacaaatagccatacaaaCATGACGCGCAAGGAGCTCACGGACCCGTTCGGCTCCGACGACGAGGACTCTCCGTCCGCCCCCGCCGACACCTTCACCAGGCTTACTGACG GCTTACTGACGGTGAGacttacaaatagccatacaaaCATGACGCGCAAGGAGCTCACGGACCCGTTCGGCTCCGACGACGAGGACTCTCCGTCCGCCCCCGCCGACACCTTCACCAGGCTTACTGACG GCTTACTGACGGTGAGacttacaaatagccatacaaaCATGACGCGCAAGGAGCTCACGGACCCGTTCGGCTCCGACGACGAGGACTCTCCGTCCGCCCCCGCCGACACCTTCACCAGGCTTACTGACG GCTTACTGACGGTGAGacttacaaatagccatacaaaCATGACGCGCAAGGAGCTCACGGACCCGTTCGGCTCCGACGACGAGGACTCTCCGTCCGCCCCCGCCGACACCTTCACCAGGCTTACTGACG GCTTACTGACGGTGAGacttacaaatagccatacaaaCATGACGCGCAAGGAGCTCACGGACCCGTTCGGCTCCGACGACGAGGACTCTCCGTCCGCCCCCGCCGACACCTTCACCAGGCTTACTGACG GACGCGCAAGGAGCTCACGGACCCGTTCGGCTCCGACGACGAGGACTCTCCGTCCGCCCCCGCCGACACCTTCACCAGGCTTACTGACGGTGAGacttacaaatagccatacaaaCATGACGCGCAAGGAGCTCACGGACCCGTTCGGCTCCGACGACGAGGACTCTCCGTCCGCCCCCGCCGACACCTTCACCAGGCTTACTGACG aaACTCCAGAAAAACCAAAAATAGAACCCGCCACAACGGACCCGCTACAGATCACAGAACAGCCAGAAACAGAGAAGCCACTCGTAAAAGAGACCACGCCAGATCTGCCGAAACCTACGCCG CAATTGTTGTCGCGTCACGATGAGCTTAAAGAGCGAGCGAGACAGCTGCTTGAGGCTACGAAGAGAGAGGCGAGAGCGAAAGAGAAGAAACGACAGGAGTCGAAGGAGAAAGATGAAAAGGAACAAGTTAATGGCATTAGGAATGGAGATTTGAGTCCAACAAAG CCAATGACAGAAGAGGAGAGGCAACAGATGCTACGAGAGCGAGCGAGAAAGCTGATAGCGAACGCGCGAGCGGGTATTGTTAG TCCGACATCGCCGACGGGGTCGGTGCGGTCGCCGCGGGGGACGGTGGAGATCATCAGCAAGCAATCCGTCATGGATGAAATCGCTGCAG TGGGTGGCGTGGAGCAACTAGAAGCGATGCTGTCACAAAGTTCACACTCCAGTCCTGGCTCTAGAAAGAGCGCGAGCCCGGATCGGTCAG AGGGTTCCGTGGGATCTCGTGGTCGCTCGCCACTGCCGCTCGCGGCGTTACTTGACAATGCGAATGCCGAAGAG GGCCGCGAAACGGGTTCTTACATTCAGAGTGAGTTGGAAGCGTTAGAACGAGAACAGAGCGCGATCGACGAGCGAGCGGCAGCCTTGGAGAAGCAACTACGATGTGTTATGCAGAGTGCGGACAATACAgag GAAGAGGACAGACTGATGTCGCAGTGGTTCAATCTCGTGAATAAGAAGAACGCGTTACTGAGGCGGCAGATGCAACTTAACATTCT TGAACAGGAAGAGGATCTCAGCAGACGTTGTGAATTACTAGCTAGAGAGCTGCGACTCAGTTTAGGCGTCGAGGAGTGGAgaaagacggacggacagaaaCGACGGGAGCGCCTCCTACTACAG GAGCTGCTGTCGGCTGTCAATGAACGCGACAGGCTGGTGCAAGAGATGGACGAGCAGGAGAAAGC GATAGCGAACGACGACGAAATAGAACGCAACCTGTCCCAGGTGGAGATCCAGCGGAAAAACAACTGTATCTTACAGTAA
- the LOC133531041 gene encoding zinc finger protein 93-like isoform X1 — MEKIARNVAKPDVVKNLKTILQCTTFCALCFDTKEDKKEELLHLDHSLVLENLEREKITLRELLEAIFGNIQDLVTSDYICVPCKSLAYSSYAFIHNTKKNVHIYNKYLKQLLKETSELSVNYSNDWKRAVIVLDNYEKIEPKSKKIEQYICDTCGKNYTRKSFLIKHLKRHKTDSKSFSCPHCDIWPCIHEEYILAFNEQQQLKTKSMSCLCGYKFGQTLPYLITHVNKDHLDIKPNICKCGKSFYLQKQYWKHFEYCCNKYACKSCFHMFANIKLLETHMETCGTEKLFKCGIRSKTKLHTAIYTSSHPKKLAKVRRNRIYKCLICDKAMKTKLELRSHINNKHEKKPNLCLYCNKQYNSRQQYLEHVQSDEHKNNIPYAFKHHCTHCDYSANTLDMLKAHINRIHLNIRPFECEHCHKRYFDSTQLKNHVKTHTGQRKPKVCDICGANLSGPTALKKHRRLHTGENPYSCPYCEVKTNCASTLKTHIMRKHMEPTIQCPLCDLKFHTMNNARGHVRKTHWKSKEKFDYTKLKGLSPDDYDFFRDRRKAVV; from the exons ATGGAAAAAATAGCAAGAAATGTTGCTAAGCCAGACGTTGTGAAAAATTTGAAGACCATTCTTCAATGCACAACTTTTTGCGCTCTTTGTTTTGATACCAAAGAAGACAAGAAAGAAGAATTATTACATTTAGACCATTCTCTGGTATTGGAAAACTTAGAACGAGAAAAGATAACTCTCAGAGAACTACTGGAAGCTATATTTGGAAAT ATTCAAGACTTAGTTACAAGTGACTACATCTGCGTACCATGCAAATCCCTAGCATACAGCAGTTATGCTTTCATTCacaataccaaaaaaaatgtcCACATCTACAACAAGTACCTCAAGCAACTTCTCAAGGAGACCTCGGAACTGTCTGTCAACTACAGCAATGATTGGAAAAGAGCTGTAATTGTTTTAGACAATTATGAGAAAATAGAACCtaaatccaaaaaaattgaACAATATATTTGTGATACGTGTGGGAAAAATTATACCAGGAAGAGTTTTCTGATAAAACACTTAAAAAGACACAAAACTGATTCTAAAAGTTTCAGCTGTCCTCACTGTGATATATGGCCGTGCATACATGAGGAATACATACTTGCCTTCAATGAACAGCAACAGTTGAAAACTAAATCCATGTCTTGTTTATGTGGGTATAAATTTGGCCAAACCCTGCCTTATCTTATTACTCATGTTAATAAAGATCATTTAGATATAAAGccaaatatttgtaaatgtgGAAAGTCATTTTACTTACAAAAGCAATATTGGAAACATTTTGAATACTGTTGTAACAAGTATGCTTGCAAATCATGTTTCCACATGTTTGCAAATATAAAGCTGCTAGAGACACATATGGAAACTTGTGGAACTGAAAAACTGTTTAAATGCGGTATTCGTTCAAAAACTAAACTTCACACGGCTATATATACTAGCAGTCACCCTAAAAAACTTGCTAAAGTCAGAAGGAACAGAATATACAAATGTCTTATATGCGATAAAGCTATGAAAACTAAGTTGGAATTACGCTCACATATAAACAATAAGCATGAAAAGAAGCCTAACTTATGTTTGTACTGCAATAAACAGTACAATTCTAGACAGCAATATCTAGAACATGTTCAAAGTGATGAACATAAAAACAACATACCATATGCTTTCAAGCATCACTGTACTCATTGTGACTACTCTGCAAATACTCTAGACATGCTAAAAGCGCACATAAATAGAATTCATCTGAATATCCGACCATTTGAATGTGAACATTGCCATAAACGATACTTCGACAGTACGCAACTGAAAAACCATGTGAAAACGCACACTGGGCAACGGAAACCGAAAGTCTGCGACATATGTGGGGCTAATTTATCCGGTCCGACAGCTTTAAAGAAGCATAGAAGATTACATACTGGTGAAAATCCTTATTCTTGTCCGTATTGTGAAGTTAAAACTAACTGTGCGAGTACTTTAAAAACTCATATAATGCGGAAGCATATGGAACCAACCATACAGTGCCCGCTTTGCGACCTGAAGTTCCATACAATGAACAATGCTAGAGGACATGTAAGAAAGACACACTGGAAGAGTAAAGAGAAGTTTGATTATACCAAGCTAAAGGGACTGTCGCCGGATGATTATGATTTCTTTAGAGATAGGAGAAAGGCTGTTGTGTAA
- the LOC133531041 gene encoding zinc finger protein 93-like isoform X2 gives MRSWWLRWIKFIQDLVTSDYICVPCKSLAYSSYAFIHNTKKNVHIYNKYLKQLLKETSELSVNYSNDWKRAVIVLDNYEKIEPKSKKIEQYICDTCGKNYTRKSFLIKHLKRHKTDSKSFSCPHCDIWPCIHEEYILAFNEQQQLKTKSMSCLCGYKFGQTLPYLITHVNKDHLDIKPNICKCGKSFYLQKQYWKHFEYCCNKYACKSCFHMFANIKLLETHMETCGTEKLFKCGIRSKTKLHTAIYTSSHPKKLAKVRRNRIYKCLICDKAMKTKLELRSHINNKHEKKPNLCLYCNKQYNSRQQYLEHVQSDEHKNNIPYAFKHHCTHCDYSANTLDMLKAHINRIHLNIRPFECEHCHKRYFDSTQLKNHVKTHTGQRKPKVCDICGANLSGPTALKKHRRLHTGENPYSCPYCEVKTNCASTLKTHIMRKHMEPTIQCPLCDLKFHTMNNARGHVRKTHWKSKEKFDYTKLKGLSPDDYDFFRDRRKAVV, from the exons atgaggtcttggtggctcagatggatcaaattt ATTCAAGACTTAGTTACAAGTGACTACATCTGCGTACCATGCAAATCCCTAGCATACAGCAGTTATGCTTTCATTCacaataccaaaaaaaatgtcCACATCTACAACAAGTACCTCAAGCAACTTCTCAAGGAGACCTCGGAACTGTCTGTCAACTACAGCAATGATTGGAAAAGAGCTGTAATTGTTTTAGACAATTATGAGAAAATAGAACCtaaatccaaaaaaattgaACAATATATTTGTGATACGTGTGGGAAAAATTATACCAGGAAGAGTTTTCTGATAAAACACTTAAAAAGACACAAAACTGATTCTAAAAGTTTCAGCTGTCCTCACTGTGATATATGGCCGTGCATACATGAGGAATACATACTTGCCTTCAATGAACAGCAACAGTTGAAAACTAAATCCATGTCTTGTTTATGTGGGTATAAATTTGGCCAAACCCTGCCTTATCTTATTACTCATGTTAATAAAGATCATTTAGATATAAAGccaaatatttgtaaatgtgGAAAGTCATTTTACTTACAAAAGCAATATTGGAAACATTTTGAATACTGTTGTAACAAGTATGCTTGCAAATCATGTTTCCACATGTTTGCAAATATAAAGCTGCTAGAGACACATATGGAAACTTGTGGAACTGAAAAACTGTTTAAATGCGGTATTCGTTCAAAAACTAAACTTCACACGGCTATATATACTAGCAGTCACCCTAAAAAACTTGCTAAAGTCAGAAGGAACAGAATATACAAATGTCTTATATGCGATAAAGCTATGAAAACTAAGTTGGAATTACGCTCACATATAAACAATAAGCATGAAAAGAAGCCTAACTTATGTTTGTACTGCAATAAACAGTACAATTCTAGACAGCAATATCTAGAACATGTTCAAAGTGATGAACATAAAAACAACATACCATATGCTTTCAAGCATCACTGTACTCATTGTGACTACTCTGCAAATACTCTAGACATGCTAAAAGCGCACATAAATAGAATTCATCTGAATATCCGACCATTTGAATGTGAACATTGCCATAAACGATACTTCGACAGTACGCAACTGAAAAACCATGTGAAAACGCACACTGGGCAACGGAAACCGAAAGTCTGCGACATATGTGGGGCTAATTTATCCGGTCCGACAGCTTTAAAGAAGCATAGAAGATTACATACTGGTGAAAATCCTTATTCTTGTCCGTATTGTGAAGTTAAAACTAACTGTGCGAGTACTTTAAAAACTCATATAATGCGGAAGCATATGGAACCAACCATACAGTGCCCGCTTTGCGACCTGAAGTTCCATACAATGAACAATGCTAGAGGACATGTAAGAAAGACACACTGGAAGAGTAAAGAGAAGTTTGATTATACCAAGCTAAAGGGACTGTCGCCGGATGATTATGATTTCTTTAGAGATAGGAGAAAGGCTGTTGTGTAA